One window of the Tetragenococcus koreensis genome contains the following:
- a CDS encoding DUF1858 domain-containing protein: MMEIDFSKNLATLVKEYPVTKEIMTELGFADINKPGMLQTAGRYMTIPKGAKMKKIPLEIVIEAFEARGFEVKGVE; encoded by the coding sequence ATGATGGAAATTGATTTTTCTAAAAATTTAGCGACTTTAGTCAAAGAATATCCAGTCACAAAGGAAATTATGACGGAGTTAGGCTTTGCAGATATTAATAAACCCGGTATGTTACAAACGGCAGGACGATATATGACAATTCCCAAGGGTGCCAAAATGAAAAAAATTCCGTTAGAGATAGTGATTGAAGCATTTGAAGCGCGTGGTTTTGAAGTAAAAGGGGTAGAATGA